In the genome of Microbacterium paraoxydans, the window TGGTACACGGCGGCCTGGCGCCACCAGGTCGCGGTCTTGTCGTCTTCGCGGGTCGCGGTGAGCAGCGAATCGGTCATGAGGAAGAGGCTCTCCTTGTTTCTTGCGGGGGTCGGGTCAGCCCTTGACGGCACCCTGCGTGACGCCCTCCATCACCCAGCGCTGAGTGAAGAGGTAGGCGACGATCGCGGGCGCCATGGCCATCAGGTACGAGGCGAAGGCGACGTTGTAGTTGTTGCTGAACTGGTTCTGGAAGAGGTTCTGCCGCACCGGCAGCGTCTGCAGCGCCGGGTCGGAGATGATCAGCGACGGCATCATGAAGTCGTTCCAGGCGTAGAGGAAGGCGAAGATGCCGACCGTGGCGCTCATCGGCGCGAGCAACGGGAAGATGAGCCGCCAGAACGTCTGCCAGGTCGTGGCACCGTCGATCCGCGCGCTCTCCTCCAGCTCGATCGGGATCGAGCGCAGGAACGCCGTGAACAGCAGCACGCTGAAGCTGAGCTGGAACATGGTGGCGAGGACGATCACGCCGAACGGGTTGTCGAGACCGACGCGCCCGGTGAGCTGGATCTGCGGAAGCGCCACGACGGGGAACGGGATGAACATCGCCGCGAGCAGATAGAAGAAGGAGTACCGGAACAGCCGGCGGTCCCAGTTGCGCACGATCGCGTACGACGCGAAGGCCGCGAGGACGATCGTCGCGATGACCGTCCCTGCCGTGACGAGCAGCGAGATCGCGGCGCCGACCGGGAACTTCGTCAACGTCCACGCCTGCACGAAGCCGTCGATGCTGAACGGCGCCGGCAGCGAAAACGCGTTGCCGTCGACCGCCTGGCCGGTGGTCTTGAACGCCATCGAGATCGTCACGTACAGCGGGATGAGGATGGTCGCCGTGCACAGGATCAGGATGATGGTGCCCGACCAGTTGACGCGCTCCATCTTCTGCCGCTTCCGGCGTCCGTCCGCGGGGATGGTGGTGAGGGTCTCCGTCGACATCAGAACGTGTTCCTTCCGCGGGTCAGCGAGAGCTGGAGGACGGAGATGAGCACGGCCACGATGAAGAAGATCGTGGCGTTGGCCATCTGGTAGGCGTAGTCGCCGCCGTTGAAGCCCGCGATGATCGTCATCGCGACGCTGCGGGTGGCGGTGCCCGGGCCGCCGTTGGTGAGGCCGACGATGATGTCGTAGGCGTTGAGGAAGCCCTTGAAGCCGAGGATCACGTTGATGACGACGTATCCGGCGACGAGCGGGATGGTGATGCGGGTGAGCTGCTGCGTGCGGCTGGCGCCGTCGATGCTCGCCGCCTCGTACACCTCACCCGGTACCGACAGGAGCCCGGCGATGTAGATGAGGAGCGTGCCGGGGACCGCCTGCCAGGCGGTGACGATGACGATCGCGACCCAGGCGAGGTCGGGATTGGCGAGCAGGCTCGTCTCCAGCCAGGGGATGCCGGTGGCCGCGCCCGCCGCGGGGATCGAGTTCGAGAACAGGAAGTTGAAGACGTAGGCGATGATGATGCCCGAGATCACCATCGGGATCACGAAGATCGTCCGCAGGCCCGTCTTGAACCGGATGCGGGACGTGAGGCCGACCGCCAGCAGGAAAGCGATGACGTTGACGACGATCACGGTCGCGATCGAGAACCCGAAGGTGAAGAGATAGCTCTGCAGGATGGCCGGGTCGCTGAACAGCGCGATGTAGTTCGTCAGCCCGTTGAAGCTCCACTCGCCGATGCCGATGGAGTCGGTGAAGCTGAAGAAGATGCCGATCAC includes:
- a CDS encoding carbohydrate ABC transporter permease: MSTTTTTGADAGTSTTAILTGGPRKIRRHTRRVEPIYYLFLLPTLVIFTLAITVPGVIGIFFSFTDSIGIGEWSFNGLTNYIALFSDPAILQSYLFTFGFSIATVIVVNVIAFLLAVGLTSRIRFKTGLRTIFVIPMVISGIIIAYVFNFLFSNSIPAAGAATGIPWLETSLLANPDLAWVAIVIVTAWQAVPGTLLIYIAGLLSVPGEVYEAASIDGASRTQQLTRITIPLVAGYVVINVILGFKGFLNAYDIIVGLTNGGPGTATRSVAMTIIAGFNGGDYAYQMANATIFFIVAVLISVLQLSLTRGRNTF
- a CDS encoding carbohydrate ABC transporter permease; translated protein: MSTETLTTIPADGRRKRQKMERVNWSGTIILILCTATILIPLYVTISMAFKTTGQAVDGNAFSLPAPFSIDGFVQAWTLTKFPVGAAISLLVTAGTVIATIVLAAFASYAIVRNWDRRLFRYSFFYLLAAMFIPFPVVALPQIQLTGRVGLDNPFGVIVLATMFQLSFSVLLFTAFLRSIPIELEESARIDGATTWQTFWRLIFPLLAPMSATVGIFAFLYAWNDFMMPSLIISDPALQTLPVRQNLFQNQFSNNYNVAFASYLMAMAPAIVAYLFTQRWVMEGVTQGAVKG